In a single window of the Paenibacillus sp. MMS20-IR301 genome:
- a CDS encoding transposase, translated as MGEKRQRYNEEYKKQTVKFIQEQTKSLGDIAQELDIPKSTLHQWMGQYRELKNEPVASMDRVRELEAELQEMRRQLQEKDTQLADTEEELAIVKKAVHIFSKPRN; from the coding sequence ATGGGAGAAAAACGACAACGGTACAACGAAGAATATAAGAAGCAAACGGTGAAGTTCATTCAAGAACAGACGAAGAGCTTAGGGGACATCGCGCAAGAGCTGGACATTCCGAAAAGTACGCTGCACCAGTGGATGGGGCAATACCGGGAGCTAAAGAATGAACCGGTCGCAAGTATGGATCGGGTACGGGAACTCGAAGCCGAGCTCCAAGAGATGCGCCGTCAGCTTCAGGAGAAAGACACTCAACTTGCTGACACGGAGGAAGAACTAGCGATCGTAAAAAAAGCAGTGCACATCTTCAGCAAACCAAGGAACTAA
- a CDS encoding methyltransferase domain-containing protein — MLQDEMLMDPYTKDKLQLTPAGAVNIQNGQQYPWQHGYFVFLAESAAEGSNKKYLELYNRIARFYRLSNTLYFALKFGGERRYREQFLSSLALQDGDSILETSAGSADNFPYLGVKAELYGLDISSGMLKQAVRNLRRWKLEARLFQGQAEQLPFADNVFDCVYHVGGINYFSDPAAAVLEMIRVAKPGTKLMIADETEQLVKGTYGKVPVVKGYFQQKEQLPGIAGLIPQEMLELEYKEVCKGLMYCITFRKP; from the coding sequence ATGCTGCAAGACGAAATGCTCATGGACCCGTACACTAAGGACAAGCTTCAGCTTACGCCTGCCGGGGCCGTCAATATACAGAATGGACAACAATATCCGTGGCAGCACGGATATTTTGTATTTCTGGCAGAATCGGCTGCCGAAGGCAGCAACAAAAAATATCTTGAGCTGTACAACCGGATTGCCCGTTTCTACCGGCTGTCCAATACACTGTATTTTGCGCTGAAGTTTGGCGGGGAACGCCGCTACAGGGAGCAGTTTCTGTCATCACTTGCACTGCAGGATGGTGATTCCATACTGGAGACTTCGGCGGGCAGCGCGGATAATTTCCCCTATCTGGGCGTTAAGGCAGAGCTGTACGGGCTGGATATCTCCAGCGGAATGCTGAAGCAGGCAGTACGTAATCTGCGGCGCTGGAAGCTGGAGGCCCGGCTGTTCCAGGGACAGGCGGAGCAGCTGCCTTTTGCAGATAATGTCTTTGACTGCGTCTATCATGTCGGCGGGATTAATTATTTCAGCGATCCGGCTGCCGCGGTGCTGGAGATGATCAGGGTGGCAAAGCCGGGCACGAAGCTGATGATAGCTGATGAGACGGAGCAATTGGTCAAGGGGACCTACGGGAAGGTGCCTGTGGTTAAAGGATATTTTCAGCAGAAGGAGCAGTTGCCGGGGATTGCCGGACTCATTCCGCAGGAGATGCTGGAGCTGGAATATAAGGAAGTATGCAAGGGCCTGATGTACTGCATAACTTTCCGGAAGCCGTAA
- a CDS encoding peptide deformylase, with protein MIRPICKDTMLLSQRSAPATKDDIPVLDDLLETLRANSDRCVGMAADMIGVNKRIIAFSIGPANIAMINPVITGRDTPYEAEEGCLSLEGVRRTVRYQTIEVEFLDRNFKQHKQSFTGFTAQIIQHEIDHCDGIVI; from the coding sequence ATGATCAGACCTATTTGTAAAGATACGATGCTGCTGAGCCAGCGCTCCGCTCCGGCAACGAAGGATGATATTCCGGTGTTAGACGACCTGCTGGAGACGCTGCGGGCCAATAGTGACCGGTGTGTCGGGATGGCGGCTGATATGATCGGCGTTAATAAGCGCATCATTGCCTTCAGCATCGGACCGGCGAACATTGCCATGATCAATCCGGTAATCACGGGACGTGATACCCCCTACGAAGCCGAAGAAGGCTGCCTGTCTCTCGAAGGTGTACGGCGGACCGTCCGGTATCAAACCATTGAGGTAGAGTTCCTTGACCGCAACTTCAAGCAGCATAAGCAGAGCTTCACCGGCTTTACCGCGCAGATCATTCAGCACGAAATCGATCATTGCGACGGAATTGTAATCTGA
- a CDS encoding RluA family pseudouridine synthase, with protein sequence MSSYYPPITYIVPPHEDGWLLKTILQKRMDVSRKLLSRLKMTEQGIMLNGERVYISVKVSSGDQVDIRMEQETSDDIMPQAIPFDILFEDEHLLVVNKAAGIIVHPTHGHYTDTLANGVVHYWASRGERVRFRPVHRLDQDTSGVLVIAKNPYSHQHISEQMIAGTVDKRYAAFVHGVPAVPSGDIDGPIDRDPLEPHRRIVTPEGYPSLTRYEVKEAYTASAASLVELKLESGRTHQIRVHMSSIGCPLIGDGMYRHPLYARGEAAQLAAVAELDAAIPRQALHAVRLSFRHPVTHAGLVFDAPLPPDMALLQEKLRSIAD encoded by the coding sequence ATGAGCAGCTATTATCCGCCGATTACCTATATTGTGCCGCCGCATGAAGACGGCTGGCTGCTCAAAACCATCCTGCAGAAGCGGATGGATGTCTCCCGCAAGCTGCTGTCCCGGCTCAAGATGACTGAGCAGGGCATTATGCTGAACGGAGAGCGTGTCTATATCAGTGTTAAGGTAAGCAGCGGGGATCAGGTCGATATCCGCATGGAGCAGGAGACTTCGGATGATATAATGCCGCAGGCGATTCCCTTTGATATTCTGTTCGAGGATGAGCACCTGCTTGTGGTGAATAAGGCGGCGGGCATTATTGTCCATCCGACGCATGGACATTACACGGACACACTCGCCAACGGAGTGGTCCATTACTGGGCTTCGCGGGGGGAGCGGGTCCGCTTCCGCCCGGTCCACCGGCTGGACCAGGACACCTCGGGTGTGCTGGTCATTGCCAAGAATCCTTACAGCCATCAGCATATCTCCGAGCAGATGATTGCCGGAACAGTGGACAAGCGGTACGCAGCGTTTGTGCACGGCGTTCCAGCAGTGCCCAGCGGGGATATCGACGGGCCGATCGACCGTGACCCGCTGGAGCCGCACCGGCGGATTGTGACGCCGGAGGGCTATCCCTCCTTGACCCGCTACGAGGTCAAGGAGGCTTACACCGCCAGCGCGGCTTCGCTGGTGGAGCTGAAGCTGGAGAGCGGGCGCACCCATCAGATCCGGGTGCATATGAGCTCGATCGGCTGTCCGCTGATCGGTGACGGCATGTACCGTCACCCGCTGTATGCGCGCGGGGAAGCGGCGCAGCTCGCGGCTGTCGCGGAGCTGGACGCCGCCATCCCGCGTCAGGCGCTGCATGCGGTGCGGCTGTCCTTCCGGCATCCGGTCACGCATGCCGGACTGGTCTTCGACGCGCCGCTGCCGCCGGATATGGCGCTGCTGCAGGAGAAGCTGCGGTCCATAGCTGATTGA
- a CDS encoding 5'-3' exonuclease H3TH domain-containing protein produces MSTETEMKGRVMIIDGMALLFRAFYATSYGGYIRKTKAGLPTNAVYGFLQYFFDAVSTFEPSHVVCCWDMGKGTFRTEKYDGYKSNRIDAPLELIPQFDLVKEVVAELGVPNIGLAGYEADDCIGTLASCYSGESEVYILTGDHDMLQLVNDSVKVVIMKKGRSNYKVYDPAELLTERGLTPAQVIDLKGFMGDTSDNYPGVKGIGEKTATKLLIEYGTVEGVIENLHLLPKGVRGKIEADLDMLHLSRELAEIRCDVPVVCTLTECLWALQRDTAARKFQELEFGSLMHLIGGIAEERDERGIVQIELGDLG; encoded by the coding sequence ATGAGCACAGAAACAGAAATGAAGGGCCGGGTAATGATAATCGATGGAATGGCTCTGCTGTTCAGGGCTTTTTATGCTACCTCTTATGGAGGATATATCCGCAAGACCAAAGCCGGATTGCCTACGAATGCGGTGTACGGGTTTTTGCAGTATTTTTTCGATGCGGTGAGCACGTTTGAGCCTTCGCATGTAGTCTGCTGCTGGGATATGGGGAAGGGAACGTTCCGTACGGAGAAGTATGACGGGTACAAATCGAACCGGATTGATGCGCCGCTGGAGCTGATCCCGCAATTCGATCTGGTCAAGGAAGTAGTAGCTGAGCTGGGCGTACCGAATATCGGCCTCGCGGGCTATGAAGCGGATGATTGCATCGGAACCCTGGCTTCATGCTATAGCGGGGAGTCTGAGGTCTACATTCTTACGGGGGATCACGATATGCTGCAGCTGGTGAATGACAGTGTCAAGGTCGTGATTATGAAAAAAGGCCGGTCCAACTATAAAGTGTATGATCCGGCGGAACTCCTTACGGAAAGAGGCCTCACGCCAGCGCAGGTGATTGACCTGAAGGGCTTCATGGGCGATACGAGCGATAATTATCCCGGCGTGAAGGGTATTGGCGAGAAAACGGCTACCAAACTTCTGATCGAATACGGCACGGTGGAGGGTGTAATTGAGAACCTGCATCTGCTGCCCAAAGGGGTGCGGGGTAAAATTGAAGCCGATCTCGACATGCTGCATCTCTCCCGGGAGCTGGCGGAGATCCGCTGCGATGTGCCGGTGGTCTGCACGCTTACGGAATGCCTCTGGGCGCTGCAGCGGGATACGGCGGCACGCAAGTTCCAGGAGCTGGAGTTCGGCAGTCTGATGCATCTGATCGGCGGGATCGCCGAGGAACGGGATGAGCGGGGAATTGTGCAGATTGAGCTGGGGGATCTGGGCTAA
- a CDS encoding aspartyl-phosphate phosphatase Spo0E family protein, with the protein MLSADYYLPSYGGECSSGSGLRPPKGDANARRLSLEDEIQDLRSRMEQLFMQEKSFTSDNVIEISSLLDLKINEYMKGRRRKFE; encoded by the coding sequence GTGCTAAGCGCAGATTATTACTTACCTTCCTATGGCGGGGAATGTTCTTCCGGAAGCGGGTTACGTCCTCCCAAGGGTGATGCAAATGCACGCAGGCTCTCACTTGAAGATGAAATTCAGGATCTCCGCAGCAGAATGGAACAGCTTTTTATGCAGGAGAAGTCCTTTACCTCGGATAATGTGATTGAAATAAGCAGCTTGCTTGATCTGAAGATTAATGAATATATGAAAGGCCGCCGCCGGAAATTTGAATGA
- a CDS encoding cob(I)yrinic acid a,c-diamide adenosyltransferase, translated as MAIYTRTGDKGETSVIGGRVGKDDVRVEAYGTIDELNCFVGQARSLMEDERFADVREQLLEIQHELFDCGSDLAFVKLSEQKYKVKSEMAVRLEGWIDALQAENPVLERFILPGGSQLSSVLHVCRTVCRRAERRAVTLGRSAEINPEAVIYLNRLSDYFFALARAANTRLEVAEVEYLRSKKVFRNK; from the coding sequence ATGGCGATCTATACGCGTACGGGGGATAAAGGGGAAACCTCGGTTATCGGGGGCCGTGTGGGCAAGGATGATGTCCGCGTCGAGGCTTATGGCACCATAGATGAGCTGAACTGCTTCGTTGGCCAGGCCCGGAGCCTGATGGAGGATGAACGGTTTGCTGATGTGCGGGAGCAGCTGCTGGAGATTCAGCATGAGCTGTTTGACTGCGGCTCAGATCTGGCATTTGTGAAGCTGAGCGAGCAGAAGTATAAGGTGAAAAGCGAAATGGCCGTCCGGCTGGAGGGCTGGATCGATGCGCTGCAGGCGGAGAATCCCGTGCTGGAGCGGTTCATTCTGCCCGGCGGAAGCCAGCTGTCTTCGGTGCTGCATGTCTGCCGGACCGTGTGCCGCCGTGCGGAACGCCGGGCGGTTACCCTGGGACGGAGTGCAGAGATTAACCCGGAGGCGGTAATCTATCTGAACCGGCTGTCCGATTATTTCTTCGCACTGGCCCGCGCAGCCAATACACGCCTGGAGGTTGCTGAGGTAGAGTATCTGCGCAGCAAAAAGGTGTTCCGGAACAAATGA
- a CDS encoding alpha-N-arabinofuranosidase, protein MAERIVLNTDIRKGTINRNIYGHFAEHLGRCIYEGIWVGADSPIPNTNGIRNDVVEALKEMKIPVLRWPGGCFADEYHWKDGIGPSEERKRMINTHWGGTVENNHFGTHEFMMLCDMLQCEPYINGNVGSGTVQEMSEWVEYLTFNGVSPMAELRQKNGREEPWSVTYFGVGNENWGCGGNMRPEYYADLYRRYQTYVRNYGDNKIHRIACGANVDDYNWTEVLMREAARFMDSITLHYYTIPTGEWHNKGAATGFAADEWFSTLEKALRMDELVTRHSTIMDKYDPEKRVGLIVDEWGTWYDVEPGTNPGFLYQQNSIRDALVAGLTLNIFHKHSERVRMANIAQTINVLQAVILTEGEKMVLTPTYHVFNMYKVHQDAELLDLTIDSPVYSYEGREIPEVSASASITAEGIIHVSLCNLNHETSATLPLELRGLAVAAASVSGTVLAGSSIDAHNTFEQPEAVVPQPFTAFKLEGTALTVELPPMSVTVLEITPEA, encoded by the coding sequence ATGGCTGAACGTATTGTACTGAACACGGATATCCGCAAAGGAACGATTAACCGCAACATTTACGGGCATTTCGCCGAGCATCTGGGCCGCTGCATCTATGAAGGCATCTGGGTTGGAGCGGATTCTCCGATCCCGAATACCAACGGTATCCGTAACGATGTAGTGGAAGCGCTTAAGGAAATGAAGATTCCGGTGCTGCGCTGGCCGGGCGGCTGTTTCGCTGATGAATATCACTGGAAAGACGGTATCGGCCCGAGCGAAGAGCGCAAGCGGATGATCAACACCCACTGGGGCGGTACGGTAGAGAACAATCACTTCGGTACGCATGAATTTATGATGCTCTGTGACATGCTGCAATGTGAGCCTTACATCAACGGCAATGTGGGCAGCGGAACGGTTCAGGAGATGTCTGAGTGGGTTGAATATCTGACCTTTAACGGCGTATCGCCGATGGCTGAGCTGCGCCAGAAGAACGGCCGGGAAGAGCCTTGGAGCGTAACTTATTTCGGCGTGGGGAATGAGAACTGGGGCTGCGGCGGCAATATGCGTCCTGAGTATTATGCCGATCTGTACCGCCGTTACCAGACTTACGTTCGCAACTACGGGGATAACAAGATTCACCGGATTGCCTGCGGGGCGAATGTGGATGATTACAACTGGACGGAAGTACTGATGCGCGAGGCTGCCCGCTTCATGGACTCCATTACCCTGCATTACTACACGATTCCGACTGGTGAATGGCATAACAAAGGGGCGGCTACAGGGTTTGCGGCGGATGAATGGTTCAGCACGCTGGAGAAGGCTCTGCGGATGGATGAGCTGGTTACCCGCCACAGCACCATTATGGACAAATATGATCCGGAGAAAAGAGTGGGCCTGATCGTCGATGAGTGGGGCACCTGGTATGATGTAGAGCCGGGAACGAACCCGGGCTTCCTCTACCAGCAGAATTCAATCCGGGATGCGCTGGTTGCCGGCCTGACCCTGAATATTTTCCACAAGCACAGCGAACGTGTCCGGATGGCGAACATCGCCCAGACCATCAACGTGCTGCAGGCTGTCATTCTGACCGAAGGGGAGAAAATGGTGCTGACGCCAACCTATCATGTGTTCAACATGTATAAGGTGCATCAGGATGCCGAGCTCCTGGATCTGACGATCGACAGCCCGGTGTACAGTTATGAAGGCCGTGAGATTCCTGAGGTATCCGCTTCGGCTTCCATTACGGCTGAAGGTATAATTCATGTCAGCCTGTGCAATCTGAATCACGAGACCTCCGCCACATTGCCGCTTGAGCTGCGCGGACTGGCCGTAGCGGCGGCTTCCGTCAGCGGGACTGTGCTTGCCGGATCATCCATTGATGCCCATAATACCTTCGAGCAGCCGGAAGCGGTAGTGCCGCAGCCGTTCACTGCCTTCAAGCTGGAGGGCACTGCGCTTACCGTAGAATTGCCGCCAATGTCGGTAACTGTACTGGAAATTACACCGGAAGCCTAA
- a CDS encoding TetR/AcrR family transcriptional regulator, which yields MSDNGKLLVHKFNEGFELLAPDKATRQIIEHAALIFSRKGYAGTKIKDIAASAGFSQGYVYMYFKSKDEIFTKVVELASEGAGMSVQYAAELEGSPLERITWLTEAFISPDSIAMQHWRLILLQTATPEAIPEEAGLVAKAKIMKPFEHLIPLIIAGQQAGEIVAGDPAEIAVAYFSFIQGLGIARLQTTAAAPFPSAELVLRFMKRS from the coding sequence ATGAGCGATAACGGCAAGCTGCTGGTACATAAATTCAATGAGGGCTTTGAGCTGCTGGCTCCGGATAAGGCGACCCGGCAGATTATTGAGCACGCGGCCCTGATTTTTTCAAGGAAGGGCTATGCCGGAACCAAAATTAAGGATATTGCCGCCAGTGCAGGCTTCAGCCAGGGATATGTCTATATGTATTTCAAATCAAAGGATGAAATCTTCACCAAAGTTGTTGAGCTTGCTTCCGAGGGTGCAGGAATGTCAGTGCAGTATGCTGCAGAGCTGGAAGGCAGCCCGCTGGAGCGGATTACCTGGCTTACGGAAGCCTTCATATCCCCGGACAGCATCGCTATGCAGCACTGGCGGCTCATTCTGCTCCAGACCGCTACGCCCGAAGCTATTCCGGAGGAAGCCGGACTTGTTGCGAAAGCGAAGATTATGAAGCCGTTCGAGCATCTTATTCCCCTGATTATTGCCGGACAGCAGGCAGGTGAGATTGTGGCGGGTGATCCGGCGGAAATTGCGGTCGCGTACTTTTCTTTTATACAAGGACTGGGGATTGCCAGGCTTCAGACTACGGCTGCGGCTCCATTTCCCTCGGCAGAGCTGGTGCTGCGTTTCATGAAGAGGTCGTAG
- a CDS encoding methyl-accepting chemotaxis protein, with protein MRTFAFILPVFLLTLLLVASLSYMYARNIITDEVKQKMNLQISDISNEINANLGAHSKVPEVLARTVESQASAFTLDEYRTMLSSALKANEDTFGAGIYFEPGRYDNNTEFFSTYAYRDGADIVTTEQYSDPSYNYPQQDWYAIGKEHRGITDPYYDQGTDTTMTTFAVPFFAEAGTLLGVMTGDIDLKTLQNKIGQTKVGRTGWAILLDKQGNYIAGPDPEKIMQLSIAEEDNASLAAAGAEMLRQDRGMIRYSASGAPIQMYYEKLPDTGWTIGLAVPEKELYAPLQGLLRSVLLVGLSGLAFTFVAVYLYSRYITRKLAGVNVLSRRMAAGDFTGKLEEDSQDEFGKMAGHMNMMINNLGGLLGTVGDHSLQVASTSEQLMSSANQTNLTTEAVVQAIQDLAAGADTQLQSTRESARAMEEMAAGVQRVAEASIDTAEAAGRTAGQAQSGHAIIIQAVDKMKEVERAAAETSGLIHSLGSRSGQIGDIVGLIKGISDQTGLLALNAAIEAARAGEAGRGFSVVAGEVKKLSEQTAEAAGHISLLIHEIQQGNVAAADAVTASAGAVQEGSRMVGEAGKLFTDILSGISEINTQVHEMSSSSEQLLAGTEELTSSVEQMAEIARQAVERSQTVAESSEEQLASMEEVAAASTELATMADGLQQAVVLFRVS; from the coding sequence ATGCGAACATTTGCATTCATCCTGCCCGTCTTCCTGCTTACGCTGCTGCTGGTTGCTTCATTGTCTTACATGTACGCCAGGAACATTATCACTGATGAGGTTAAGCAGAAAATGAATTTGCAGATATCGGATATTTCAAACGAAATTAACGCCAATCTTGGCGCGCACAGCAAGGTGCCGGAGGTATTAGCCCGGACTGTGGAGAGCCAGGCCTCCGCGTTTACACTGGATGAGTACAGAACCATGCTAAGCAGCGCCTTGAAAGCAAACGAGGATACGTTTGGTGCCGGAATCTACTTCGAACCGGGAAGATATGACAATAACACGGAATTTTTCTCTACATATGCTTACAGGGACGGTGCGGATATTGTGACTACTGAGCAGTACAGTGACCCGTCCTATAATTACCCTCAGCAGGACTGGTACGCCATCGGCAAGGAGCATAGAGGCATTACTGATCCGTATTATGATCAAGGTACGGATACGACGATGACTACATTTGCCGTGCCCTTTTTTGCTGAAGCAGGTACGCTGCTGGGTGTAATGACCGGTGATATCGATCTCAAGACACTGCAGAACAAGATTGGGCAGACCAAGGTTGGCCGGACGGGCTGGGCCATTCTGCTGGATAAGCAGGGCAATTACATCGCCGGGCCTGATCCAGAGAAGATTATGCAGCTGAGCATCGCTGAAGAAGACAATGCAAGTCTGGCTGCGGCAGGTGCAGAGATGCTCCGGCAGGACCGGGGGATGATCAGGTATTCCGCTTCCGGTGCCCCTATTCAGATGTATTATGAAAAGCTGCCGGATACCGGCTGGACGATCGGGCTTGCTGTGCCGGAGAAGGAGCTGTATGCGCCGCTGCAGGGCCTGCTGAGATCCGTTCTGCTGGTCGGTCTATCCGGACTGGCATTCACATTCGTTGCTGTGTACCTGTACAGCAGGTATATTACCCGCAAGCTGGCCGGTGTCAATGTGCTGTCCCGGCGGATGGCGGCGGGAGACTTTACAGGGAAGCTGGAAGAGGACAGCCAGGATGAATTCGGTAAAATGGCCGGGCATATGAACATGATGATTAATAATTTAGGCGGACTGCTGGGAACGGTCGGCGATCATTCGCTGCAGGTAGCCTCTACCTCAGAGCAGCTGATGTCGAGCGCCAATCAGACAAATCTTACAACAGAAGCTGTTGTACAGGCTATTCAGGATCTGGCTGCCGGAGCGGATACACAGCTTCAGTCTACCAGGGAGTCGGCAAGGGCGATGGAGGAGATGGCTGCCGGTGTGCAGCGGGTTGCCGAAGCTTCAATAGATACGGCAGAAGCAGCGGGGCGCACTGCAGGCCAGGCGCAGAGCGGGCATGCGATTATTATCCAGGCGGTTGATAAGATGAAGGAGGTGGAGCGGGCGGCTGCAGAAACCTCCGGGCTGATTCATTCTCTGGGCTCCCGGTCCGGGCAGATCGGTGATATCGTCGGTCTGATCAAGGGCATCAGCGACCAGACCGGCCTATTGGCCTTGAATGCTGCCATCGAGGCGGCAAGAGCGGGTGAAGCCGGCCGCGGCTTCTCGGTAGTTGCCGGCGAGGTGAAGAAGTTATCGGAGCAGACAGCGGAGGCAGCCGGTCATATCAGCCTGCTGATTCATGAAATTCAGCAGGGGAATGTGGCTGCAGCAGATGCAGTTACGGCGAGTGCCGGTGCTGTGCAGGAAGGGTCGCGGATGGTCGGTGAGGCAGGTAAGCTGTTCACGGATATTCTCAGCGGCATCAGTGAGATTAACACCCAGGTGCATGAGATGTCCTCCTCATCAGAACAGCTGCTGGCCGGAACCGAGGAATTAACCTCATCGGTGGAGCAGATGGCTGAAATTGCCAGGCAGGCCGTGGAGCGTTCGCAGACTGTAGCCGAGTCCTCCGAGGAGCAGCTTGCTTCCATGGAGGAGGTAGCCGCCGCCTCAACGGAGCTGGCGACAATGGCTGACGGGCTGCAGCAGGCGGTGGTTTTGTTCAGGGTGAGCTGA
- a CDS encoding alpha/beta hydrolase has translation MVKVYKSEAGKERVLRSYNKLLLEYWPAEMQELKLATKYGITHCITAGNPANPPLMLLHGVGDNSAVMWMLNIRELAQYYYCIAVDTLGGPGKSIPNGNYTKQSFNQVDWINEIADQLRLGRFYLAGVSNGAYMAYNYTINESGRVINTVCMEGGMVSSPLKAMVRTLMMMFPEILVPTHRNLLKVARKLSSPASGLFDHHPEVGEHLVLLMKNHNQQAMFVHKLQLYDKAQAVAVRDKLYFLLGDYKLEHKREFTAILEDGGFHYTVIPDAGHGINHEQPERINRELIGFLKDHIAN, from the coding sequence ATGGTGAAGGTGTATAAAAGTGAGGCCGGTAAAGAACGGGTATTGCGCTCTTATAATAAACTGCTGCTGGAGTATTGGCCGGCTGAAATGCAGGAGCTGAAGCTTGCCACGAAATACGGGATTACTCATTGTATTACAGCGGGCAATCCGGCTAATCCTCCGCTGATGCTGCTCCATGGGGTAGGGGATAACTCTGCCGTAATGTGGATGCTGAATATCCGGGAGCTTGCACAGTATTACTACTGTATCGCAGTCGATACACTGGGCGGGCCGGGGAAAAGCATTCCTAACGGGAATTATACGAAGCAAAGCTTCAATCAGGTGGACTGGATCAATGAAATTGCCGATCAGCTGCGGCTGGGCAGGTTCTATCTGGCCGGGGTCTCCAACGGGGCTTATATGGCCTATAACTATACTATAAACGAGAGCGGAAGAGTGATTAATACGGTGTGCATGGAGGGGGGAATGGTCAGCTCGCCGTTAAAAGCCATGGTCCGCACCCTGATGATGATGTTCCCGGAAATTCTTGTACCGACACACCGCAATCTGCTGAAAGTTGCCCGGAAACTCAGCTCGCCTGCCTCCGGACTGTTTGATCATCACCCCGAGGTTGGCGAGCATCTGGTGTTACTGATGAAGAACCATAACCAGCAGGCGATGTTCGTGCACAAGCTTCAGCTGTATGATAAAGCGCAGGCGGTTGCTGTCCGGGATAAGCTCTATTTTTTGCTGGGGGATTATAAGCTGGAGCACAAGCGGGAATTCACAGCCATTCTGGAGGATGGCGGTTTTCACTATACGGTTATACCCGATGCCGGACACGGCATTAATCATGAGCAGCCGGAACGGATTAACCGCGAGCTGATCGGTTTTCTGAAGGATCATATTGCAAATTAA
- a CDS encoding arsenate reductase family protein, which translates to MSQLKVYQYPKCSTCRAAVKWLKEQGHELDLQHIAEQPPTVDELRVLVKHSGLPLKKFFNTSGEVYKELNLKDKLAGLSEDEQLALLSAHGMLIKRPVVSDGKQVTVGFKEEQYAEAWSKS; encoded by the coding sequence ATGAGTCAATTGAAAGTCTATCAATATCCGAAATGCAGCACCTGCCGCGCAGCGGTGAAATGGCTGAAGGAGCAGGGGCATGAGCTGGATCTGCAGCATATTGCCGAGCAGCCGCCAACCGTGGATGAACTGCGTGTACTGGTGAAGCACAGCGGGCTGCCGCTGAAGAAGTTTTTTAATACGAGCGGTGAGGTCTATAAGGAGCTTAATCTCAAGGATAAGCTGGCCGGCCTCAGCGAAGATGAGCAGCTGGCGCTGCTGTCCGCTCACGGGATGCTGATTAAGCGTCCGGTCGTGTCTGACGGCAAGCAGGTGACGGTCGGCTTCAAAGAGGAGCAATATGCGGAAGCCTGGAGCAAATCTTAA
- a CDS encoding IS3 family transposase gives MKDHRSEFRLEKMCNTLQVSRSGYYKWLNAKASLQALRKAAVMERIRYHFDDHKKRYGSPKITRLLHQEGYTVTKRTVSVYMREMKLRSIVSKPYRVQTTDSKHSNPVAPNTLNQEFKVLKPNTVWVTDITYIPCRGGRLYLASVMDLCTREIVGWRLYNHMETSLVLDALQAAYTAKRPGEGLLHHSDRGSQYTSKEYVDQLKTYHMKSSMSRKGNCYDNACIESWHSILKKELIYCNPRFKNPEQAYDAIFQYIEFYYNRKRMHSSLGYLSPARFAKQFTKKSVA, from the coding sequence ATGAAGGACCATCGCTCCGAGTTTCGCTTGGAGAAGATGTGCAATACCCTACAGGTATCCAGGAGCGGATATTACAAGTGGCTCAATGCCAAAGCCAGTTTGCAGGCACTCCGCAAGGCAGCCGTTATGGAGCGAATCCGGTACCATTTTGACGATCATAAAAAACGGTATGGAAGTCCGAAGATCACCCGCCTGCTGCATCAGGAAGGCTATACGGTCACGAAACGCACAGTGAGTGTGTACATGCGAGAAATGAAGCTCCGCTCTATTGTATCTAAGCCATACCGTGTGCAGACGACCGATTCCAAGCATAGCAATCCCGTTGCACCAAACACACTGAACCAAGAGTTTAAGGTGCTTAAGCCCAATACCGTATGGGTCACGGACATCACGTATATCCCTTGTCGTGGAGGTCGCTTATACCTAGCTAGCGTCATGGATCTATGCACGCGAGAAATCGTAGGGTGGCGGCTGTATAACCATATGGAGACGAGCCTGGTCTTAGACGCACTGCAGGCGGCTTACACGGCGAAGCGGCCCGGCGAGGGCCTACTGCATCACTCTGACCGAGGGTCTCAATATACCTCAAAAGAATATGTCGACCAACTAAAGACATACCACATGAAATCCAGCATGAGCCGTAAAGGAAACTGCTACGATAACGCCTGCATTGAGTCTTGGCACAGTATTTTAAAGAAAGAGCTCATCTACTGTAATCCGCGCTTCAAAAACCCGGAACAGGCATATGATGCTATTTTCCAATACATTGAGTTCTATTACAATCGCAAGCGAATGCACAGCTCGCTGGGGTATCTTTCCCCCGCCCGCTTTGCTAAGCAATTCACTAAAAAATCCGTTGCGTGA